The following nucleotide sequence is from Synchiropus splendidus isolate RoL2022-P1 chromosome 1, RoL_Sspl_1.0, whole genome shotgun sequence.
GACTCCGGCTATTCATCCGCACAGTCTGCAGGGGTTTTCACAGCTCCAGAGCCAATGATCGAGTTGCCGGGGACAGCCAGCAGATGGCTGCTGAACGATACCGTCTCGAGGTCAACAGAGAAAGTGTAGGAGAAAACTCGGAGGGTCTACGTGTCTTACAGGGACAGAGTAACGTTACTAGCGAGGATCACGGAACTGCTTTCTCAATGCCCCACTATCGCCAGGCATTGCGCGTGTGTGACCTGCCTTCGACACACTGAGGTGCTTCCATTGAGCTGGATGTACTCGGAGAAAATAGACGCCTGCTgggaatgaatgagtgagtgagtgagtgagtgaatggcTCTCGTCAGTCGACACCGACTGGACACCGACTGGTGACGTCACGCGCCCCAAACTTTCCGGTCGAAAACACGCAGAACTCGACAAAACTGCTCGGTCACTAAGTCATCTGACTTGCTCGGCTATGGTTCTTATTCCGATCGCACGCGAGCGAAACTCTTTTGGATTGCTTCTTTGATAGCGCTATCGTCTTTCGGCGAGGCGCGGTGTTATTCCGTTATTACGAGTCAGCGCTACCTGGTCACCAGCTCCTCTCGGCTCCGCGTCGTCCTCTCATCCCGGCTGGCTCCGGAGCCCCAGCAGCCGCTGATGACGCTCATATGACCGGCCGGAGTCACGCCTCCTGCCCTCGTGTCTCACCGCTGCCAGCAACCGCGGCGCGTGCACGTCTAGGAGCGGAACCGAAAGCGTTAGGCTCACATTCCGAGACGTTATCAACGCGTTCAAAAAAAGTACCTCGGTGACGCAAACAAGAACCCGTCCTCTTCAGTGAGAGGTGCCGGAGACGTGCTCGAGTGGAGATAACGTTCCACACAAGAGGCGAGCGTCACGTGACGAGGTGGCCAGCGGAGCCGACGGTGCGGCTCGCGGTGCTGCTGTCGTGGCAGCTCCCGCGCGCCGCACCGTCTCACATGACGCCTCTGAGCAAACCACATGTTTGTCTTTGCCGAATGAATCCTGCAAGGCATCAGTTCTGAGGTGTCCAGGGGAACAATCCTCCCTCCCTGTTCTTTGTTGTCCAAAATGAGCTTTTTTATTGGCTACAATTCTAGTCCAGATCAAATATATCTGGCCCGGAAGCgatggagcagatgtgagagtaTGGCCCAATATGACTGACTGAGATTCCAGAGAGCACCCAACTCCGATGTCCGTCTGGCGGGTGCGGACTGGTTCTGGTACGGAGGCCCTTGTTACAAAGCCTCTCTAGAAGAGGCACACACCCCTGCGTCGGTAGCATGTTGACTGGTGAGTGGAGCAGCAGGGGCACAAGGGCCTGGGCAGATTACTGACTCACATGCTCCCTGACTGGGATCACATGACTCAGAAGCATTGTTGCAGCTTCACAGTCCCAACTATTGGTGTGGAATGAGCACTGGATTCCTCTGGGAGCGCTGATGTCAGCGAGGACCTTCTGCAAACAGCAGCCAGGAGGCGCTCTTCTGAAGACTTCATCTCCATCTGTGAGCTGGTGGCACCTGACCTGAGCACTGCTGATGTCCAGATCCTGGAGATGGTCCTTCTGCTGGAGAGCAAACCTGCTCACCAAGCACGTCGATGTGGccctcaaaacatgaaacatcATTCAGACACCCTGGCTGGCTGCCCCAAGCTATTGCTAGTGAATGAACGTAATGCattcacatgatcaaataaaggAAGGCGAAAGTCTTTAAATGCTAGAAATAAATGTGACACAACCAAGCATTGTCACAGGAGGACATTAACTATGAATACAATGACCTTTCTGtcacctttttcttttgttttatggaCAGATTTCATCGTATATAATAGAGACATAGTTGACATAGTTGTGGAACCTGACCAGGTCTCCAGTTTCAACCTTCTCACTGAGGCTGTTTTTGTGCTATCTTCAACAACGGCCCTAACTGACGGCTAAAGGTCTGGTCTCTGTTTGTCTCTCAGGaacacatgcaaacactgcAGGCCAGTGACAAATTTGTAAAGGCACCTGACAAAGCTCACAGGCTAGTTAGCGTGTAGCAACGTGCCTCCACAGTGACATTCAGACCATGAAACCTCAATCTTGCACTCTTTCTCCACCTTGTTCTTCAGTACTGTGCTGCATTCTCGGATGGAATCTGGCAAGATACTTGATGTAGCAGCGAGCAACCAACGGACGAACTGTCATTGGCGTGACGTGTGATTGGCTGAAAGCTTGAGCAGTCTTGTCTGGTGGCAGCGTTATGCCAGCACTTTCAGATTGAATTTAAATGGGAGCGAATGAAAAAATTCTAtttagattttttgtttttaataaacacaTAGATCACATAGTTACTTTCTGTGAGTTTATCGGAGCAGATGCGCGGTGggattaaaaacatgaataaccACTGAGTAGGAGGGAACAAATCTCTGTTACATATctcatcaataaaacattttataaaACAGTAAACAGACACTCAGGCTGTGGATAATACTTTAATAAATTCTGTCAACCTAATGTCACAACCCTCTTCTTGACCATTAGAACAGTAGTCAACAGAACAAATTTTTGGCGCTTGACCCTGAAAGACCGAGCTGTCGCCTGAGCTGAAGCCTCAGACAACCGTGACAGAACACCAGCCAGTGTGAACCCACCGCACCACCGGATCTCAGAAGCGCTTGCCACTTGCTGGCTGTCTGACAGTCATGGTCAAGGTCAGAGGCAGACCCAGCTGCTGTGGTACCACTGCTGTCCACAGCCACTGCAGGTCACAAAGGTCATGGCCTCATCATCCGGACGCACCCACGACGGCAGGAAGAGCGCTCCCCGGGATACCTGGCTCACCCTGCAGTCCGTGCCGCTGCATCCTTTACACCGCACCTTCTGGGTCTGGACGCCCTCCGGAGCTGCGGGAAGCTGCCGCTCGTTCAAGCCCTGAGAGCTGAACTCCTTTCGGAGCTGCCGGAGCTCAGGAGAAGCCATTTCCTCCGCCGTCATCCGGGCAAAGGCTTCAGGAGAGATGGTGGCCGCTAGCAGGCCGCGTCGCAGGTGGTGGTTCCTGGTGTTCCGAAGGTTGGCCACTTTGCTCCTCACACAGGCCTTGTACTTGAGCGGGTCGGTCGCGTGCCTGCTGTGGATGTGAAGCTCGATCTGTGCCGCCAGCTGAGCCGCCTGCGTCTGGTCCAGAGAGTCTGCTGCCAGGGCAGCCAGCAGGAGCTGCACACACTTCGACCTGACGGCGGTCAGGTCAGCGTCCGCCGCCTGTTCTCCAGGACCACGCTTCTCGTGTTGAGAGGATGTCGCAGTAGGACGTCCTCTGCTGAACTGTCTCTTCCACCTGGACAACAAAGTCTTCACCGTCCGCCTCACGGCGCCGTCGCGGCAGCTCCTCAGGACCCTGTACAGAACCTGAACAACGTctgtctcctccagcagctcctggctgACGCTGGCCCTCTGCAGGTCACCCAGCAGGGTCAACACGTCCCCGAGCTCTCCCGCTGCAGCCAGCCTCTCCACGGTCCGAGCACACTGAGTCAGCTCCGACGCCTTCATGATCAGTCATCCGACAAGACTAGCACGGAACAATGCGCACGTGACGCGCTGACGGACCTCGATATTAGACAACAACCAAACACGCAGCGTCAGCGGGAGCCGCCATGTTGAATGTCTATTTATGTCATAACACAAACCGGCCACTAGATGACGCCGTCGACTATTTAGTCGGTGTGAAAGGTTCAAGCGTCGTTCCGCTGTctatttttcatccttttttaGTAAAATGTTGCGGCCAAAATGCTTGAATTTGCGGCGGGACGTGGGTGTGGCCAGACTGACGCTCCAGTTGCTGATCGTTTTTACACACACTGAAACTCTTTTCTGCCTTCATGAAGTGCATTTCAACTGTTGATGGGTCATAACTTACTGCTGCGCTCTCTAACTCTAACCATCCATCCCCACCTGCTCATGTGTCAGCACATTCATCATGGAGGgccaaacacccttctcccaggaaacatccaccagctccgacaaGGGGGTCTCCAGACGCTCCCAGGCCGGTGAAGAGATctcctccctccacctggtcctgggtccagccctcggtttcctcccactggccCGTGCCTGAAGCACCTCCATGAGGCGtatgaaccacctcaactgactcctctcaacatggagaagcagcagctcgaGTATCTGCCGAGTGACAGCAGTTCCATCTCTCAGGGAGACGCCCGCCACCTGCCAGACAAAAGCCATTTCAACTGCTCATATCCGGGATCTCcctctttcagtcatgacccacagctcatgagagctttgccttttggctcagctctcttttcaGCAGTAACTGCACCGGCCCTGTAACTCTTACCACTCAAAATGACGACAGTAATAGTCATTTTACTGTTCAGAAAGAGGAGAAGTTGGCTGCTGATAGCACAGTGGGAGGCCCACAGCGGAAGGGTGATGTTGTTCCGGCGTGATATTTTACTCCACCCGTGAGCATGTTTGCCCTCACTGGCCACGGCTCTTGTGTCCGCTGCAACTTCAGAAACAGGTTTTGAGAGACACGTGTGTTAAAATATCTATATTTCTTTAAACATCAGGACACAGAAATGTTTTGCCTCCACGTAGATTTGATCATTTTCAGATGTAGGATTAGCTCTTTGTGTGCGGATTTTGGCTTTTCAGATTATTCTCAGCAGGACAGAACCAGAACACGCTGATGAGTGATGTGGTGTCTGTGCATCCACTGCTGGACGGATTAACCCCTGCCGCAGAACATGGGCCTGGGACGGGGCCCAGCGCAGGGATTAcctattatataaatatttgacaTATCAATACTGGGGCTGCAGCCCGGGAGGCTGTGGCTGAGGGATTATAATCTGGACTGAACGTGCAGAGACAGGCCTGCACACAAGCATCCCGACTTTAGGGGCGGCAAGTCGAGGCAAGCCCAGGAGTCTGGAGAAGGAAAGTTGGGGATAATAGTTGTTTTTGTGCTGCAAGGAAAAGGACACACTCCTCAGCAGATCTGGGAAAGGTGCCGCCCCGGGCTGCATTCCGCTGccacatgaaacatttcatgCACTTGTGCATCCCAGTAAGAGCCATTCTTTACAGTCCTTTCATAAACATCCTTTTGTCGTCTTCTTCTTATGACATGACATCCATACTTTGATGTCTGATTATGAATTCACCTGATGATATCCTCCACTCCCAGAAGTTTATTTTTGAAGCGGCATGTGGCACCACAGATTTCTATTTTCGCTGTGGGATATTTCCCATGACATCACTGGTAAACCTTCGAGATGCTTCGAACGAGTCACTCAAAATCATGACCAATATGATGCCTCGTCTCAAGCCTCATGATGTTGTGATGGAATTGCCAGAGGCTCTTGAGAATGTCGAGCCTGTAGAGAAGAGCAGACAAAGACAAACCTAGTCTCAAAACACatggatgaaaatgaagactTCTTGGAGTCCGCACAGCTCCGGTTGGGCCAGAGTGGAGAGGCCCAGTCTTCTCAGCGCGAGACATTTTCTCCCCGTCTGttctacatttcagtcatgggaatttggactgaatgaatggattcagagTCCTTCACGTCCGAATTGTGACCCATGGTTTGTGGGCAAACGTGAGCGTTTGGCATTGCACACATGACTTCATCACAACAAGGAAAGAGGGAACATCGGGAAACGGGAAAGTCATgggattggttggaattgcGTTAATAGTTGCTGGAGGGAACCGACTCAGTCGTGTGTGTGGAATATCCCGTATCAGCCATACATGAAGGGGTCTTCCAAACGGATGCCCTTCAGGTCACGCAGTGCCACTGCAGCCGCCTGCAGATGCAAAACCTTTGGTGAGACCTGCTATACGTGATACGACGCGCaggttgatgacatcacacgtgGTTACATAATCCGAGGTATGACATCACCCTCCTGCAGCTGGACCCAACATCTGCAGCGGCACTGAAGGGGAACACGATACCCCGAGGCCTTACGTAAGAGCCGTCAGTGAGAGCGGCAGTCTGACTGCTGCAGGTCCTCGGCTCCTGCTGTGTCCACTCCTTCcttctgctgtgtgttttcctgccgCTCCTGTCCTGTGTTCCGCTCTGTGGCCTGCGGTTTTGTTTCGTGTGggatcattttcatttgatttccTCCCCTGTGTTggcgactctgagtctctggacgGACAGTGACCTTAAGCATGATAGGAGCCAGGCAGACAGGATACGTCTCAGCACCAGTTTCCTGCCACCTTCCCAGACACATCACCCTCTTTTGATGCTCAGTAACTGCACAGGTCTGACAAAAGGGGCCTCTGTCTTCCAACAACAAGTTCTCCGTGCAAACCAGCAGGTATGTCTCATCAGTAGAAGACATGCAGCACGAGGCAGGGTCAACGTGCCTCCTGGAACTGATGCTGAAGCGAAAGCTCTCTGGTTCAGAGAGGTGAGACTCACCAGCCTCGTCCAGACCCCAGTCATCACACAACATGGCAATGTCCTGCAGGCTGTCCGTCCTCCACCAGGAGGCTTCATCCCCGGGACTCGTGACTTTGGCAGGACTTGTTTATAAAGTCCTGACAGTTTATGAGTGACAAAAATGTTCCAATGGTTCCTGGATGTCTGAGAAGCTGCAGTCAACTTCCTGATAGATAGGAAAGTAcgagtgtgtgtgggcttgtttatcctactttgtggggaccagttctcgACAAaatactatccttgtgaggacagtatGACTTTgaggggacatttggctggaccccacaaagttGCGCCTCCAttagaggatgaagacatcagcGTAAGTGGCTCATTTGAAccgggtttcagtttggttcagagtcctggttgaggtgagccattctgttggatggatggttaggtttaggggcagAGGGTCATGAGTGACCTCACAATGTCTCCACAAAGATAGAAACACtggtgtgcatgcatgtgtgcatgtgatGGGCGGGGTCCTGTTGGGCTGAAGGGAACACGTGTtgaggcagagaaaaaaaaacaggccctccgcacacacacactctcacacacacagacacatttctAGCTTATCAAACGGTTCCACCGTATAATGTCTGCTTTATGCACCTCTCTATCTGTGAGGACGAGTCCACATTGCTATTTCACTCTACATCCCCGGGGGGGCGCTATTGGCCATGTGCTGCTTCATCAACAAGGAAGTCAAGTCCTGCTGTATCACATCCTGCTTTTGTTGTTGGCTCCGCCTCCTGTTCTGTTCTGATCACACTCATGCGCACACGCTGGCAAACACAAAGGAAGGAGGGGATCGGGTCTCCGGGTCACGGTAATCAGGTTCTTCATGTGCAAACATCCatggtgacgtgtgtgtgtgtgtcgcagcacggaggagaagtgtgtgttcatgtcttATGTCTGCGGACAGTGTGCGACCCAGCCGCCCACCCCCGACACATGCCCACTCCAGTCCCCCGTCCTGGCCTTGACACTGATGCCGGCTGACGGAGGTAGAGCCCTGAACcccccctgcctccctcccgCCCGCCTCAGGCAGACTTGGGATCAGTGCTCTCTGTTAGGAGACAAACTGAGGATGATGGGAAGTCGTCACAACTTACGCAGGAAGTGGCCAGTAACCTCAAACAGTCCAGTAGACAACAAAGACATACTGTCGTGATCCAGTGCTCACATGCTCCCCCTGCTGCCTCATCACAAGTGGCAGGCGTGAGGGGAAACACCTCCAGCTGAGGTGATATAAATATCTCCAGTCCAGTCTCTTGCAATGTGATCAGAGGGGACGACAACTGTGCTCTGGTACAGCTGCTGCCCAGTAGTCAGCAAGGAATCCTGGCAGCATCCTGGTGAGTCCCGCCGTGGGTCTCCACAGCAGCCTGAGGTGGAAGAGAGAAGTTGGAAGGGAGTGCAGGAAGGGGGGGTTGATATCAGACTGGTGAGCAGCCGTAAGGTTTCTCCTTAAAGAGAAGGGCCTGGGATGCCAGTGGTGGCTCTGGGGCCACTTGTACCAGGCGTGTTCACCTGTGCCCACAGGCTCCTGAGGTCTGAGTCATGCCTGCGCTTGGAGGACGAGCTGTTATCAGCGGGGACGGCTGCGATAAGAGTGGTGGGTGGCCACGCCCGCTGTCTAATAGCTGGCTGCCACAAAGAGCCATTGTCTAACTGCATATCTCATCCAGATAAGAGAAGTCAGAGTTATGAGCTGGTTCACACGGACCCTCGCTGACCAGGGACACGTTTCGTAATAACGTCCCaggactcgtgtgtgtgtgtggactttcTGCCGCTCCTCTCACTCCCCTTCGCCacattcctcctcttcttcctgactaacacacacacacacaccttcaagtTCGATTGTGTGGTGAGCTCCTcgcacacacaccaaacacttCATACTCTGGAGCACAACTTTCTAATGAGAAACACATCAAAGTTTTTCACGTTCAAGTTGTCAATGGTGAAAAAGCAAACTACAGGAATCCATGAACCTTTTTTTGCCTGCCGGATCGCTGCTGCTATAATGGCTGGCTGACTCTGTCTTGACTCTGTAAATGTGTCAGTGCCTCTGCATGGCCTCCGTTCACATGCATCTGCTCCTGACGGTCACACTTCACCGGCCGCTCCGACAGAgagttgacctctgacctgggcACACGGCCCGAGTGCTGGAGGCCGGCAGGACACTTCAGCAGCCGCCACCATCCCGTTTCAGATGACTGACTTCAGTCGGAAGGCCTTTGTTGCTGGTCTGACAGGAAGTCGACCGCagtcagaagaggaagtgagCAGAGCAAACAGGCTGCTGCCTCTCAGTCCAGAGGAACAGCAGCAGAGAGCAGGAAGCTGCTCCGTCTGGGGGGGAGATGCAGGAGTATCTGGGATGGCGAGATGGCGGAGGGCGTGCTTTGATGACCAGCGCCACCACCTGAGCCACAGCAGCGGGACCGTCCGTCGATCTCCAGCTCTCCTGACAGTGTCAAGCCTCACGGCCAACCTCCATCTATG
It contains:
- the LOC128749746 gene encoding transcription elongation factor A N-terminal and central domain-containing protein, producing the protein MKASELTQCARTVERLAAAGELGDVLTLLGDLQRASVSQELLEETDVVQVLYRVLRSCRDGAVRRTVKTLLSRWKRQFSRGRPTATSSQHEKRGPGEQAADADLTAVRSKCVQLLLAALAADSLDQTQAAQLAAQIELHIHSRHATDPLKYKACVRSKVANLRNTRNHHLRRGLLAATISPEAFARMTAEEMASPELRQLRKEFSSQGLNERQLPAAPEGVQTQKVRCKGCSGTDCRVSQVSRGALFLPSWVRPDDEAMTFVTCSGCGQQWYHSSWVCL